One segment of Streptomyces sp. NBC_01463 DNA contains the following:
- a CDS encoding SHOCT domain-containing protein has product MNRRGPGLLGAVARTAVVAGTASAVSGRVQRHQQARFADDDADQLAEEQMRQQMQMQAAQQQASQQQAAQQQAAEPAPDDLISRLERLAELKKQGILTDAEFNDQKMRLLAE; this is encoded by the coding sequence ATGAACCGCCGCGGCCCCGGTCTGCTGGGGGCGGTGGCGCGCACCGCTGTCGTCGCCGGCACGGCATCGGCGGTCAGCGGCCGCGTGCAGCGGCACCAGCAGGCGAGGTTCGCCGATGACGACGCCGACCAGCTGGCCGAGGAGCAGATGCGGCAGCAGATGCAGATGCAGGCCGCTCAGCAGCAGGCCTCCCAGCAGCAAGCGGCCCAGCAGCAGGCCGCCGAGCCGGCTCCGGACGATCTGATCAGCCGCCTTGAGCGGCTGGCCGAACTGAAGAAGCAGGGCATCCTCACCGACGCCGAGTTCAACGACCAGAAGATGAGGCTTCTGGCGGAGTGA
- a CDS encoding DUF1992 domain-containing protein, producing MTERKPTGVSFESWVDKQIRESEQRGDFSQLPGFGKPLEAMDRPYDDTWWIKAKMQREGVSVLPPTLALRKEAEDTVAALPEVRTEAEVRRMLTEVNEKIDAAVRRPPPGPLLNLRPFDVEALVDEWRAAREAS from the coding sequence GTGACCGAGCGCAAGCCCACGGGCGTCAGCTTCGAGTCGTGGGTCGACAAACAGATTCGTGAGTCCGAACAGCGTGGTGACTTCTCCCAGCTGCCGGGGTTCGGCAAGCCGCTGGAAGCGATGGACCGCCCGTACGACGACACGTGGTGGATCAAGGCGAAGATGCAGCGCGAGGGGGTGTCCGTGCTCCCGCCGACCCTGGCCCTGCGTAAAGAGGCGGAGGACACCGTCGCAGCCCTGCCGGAGGTCCGCACGGAGGCGGAGGTGCGGCGGATGCTGACCGAGGTGAACGAGAAGATCGACGCGGCCGTCAGACGCCCGCCGCCCGGCCCCCTGCTGAACCTCCGGCCTTTCGATGTCGAGGCCCTCGTCGACGAGTGGCGCGCGGCCCGCGAGGCTTCCTGA
- the rho gene encoding transcription termination factor Rho yields the protein MTTTLEHPVSTTARPAAATAAAGILDITQQGHGSLRSSGGHPAPGDVQVPAALIRRHGLRRGDAVEGVCERRGALSAVARVNGLAPQALRGRPHFSDLTPLHPRQRLRLETPSGGPSTRIVDLVAPVGKGQRGLIVAPPRTGKTVLLQQIAAAVAENHPESHLMVVLLDERPEEVTDMRRSVRGEVYASTFDRPAKEHIALAELALNRAKRLVEQGRDVVMLLDSLTRLCRAHNNAAGNGGRTLSGGVDAAALLGPKRLFGAARLTEEGGSLTILATALVDTGSRADEYFFEELKGTGNMELRLDRSLAEKRIHPAVNIAASGTRRDELLVPAEELTAVRGLRRALHSRDAQTSLETLLDRIRHTPDNTAFLRLIRNTVPSA from the coding sequence ATGACCACCACACTCGAACACCCCGTATCCACCACCGCCCGGCCCGCGGCCGCAACGGCCGCCGCCGGCATCCTCGACATCACGCAGCAGGGGCACGGTTCCCTGCGCTCATCCGGCGGCCACCCGGCCCCCGGCGACGTGCAGGTCCCCGCGGCGCTGATCCGCCGGCACGGACTGCGCAGGGGCGACGCCGTCGAAGGCGTCTGCGAGCGGCGCGGCGCCCTGAGCGCCGTCGCACGCGTCAACGGGCTCGCCCCGCAGGCGCTGCGCGGCCGCCCCCACTTCTCCGACCTCACCCCGCTCCACCCCCGGCAGCGGCTGCGCCTGGAGACACCGTCCGGCGGCCCCTCGACGCGCATCGTCGATCTCGTCGCGCCGGTCGGCAAGGGCCAGCGCGGGCTGATCGTCGCCCCGCCCAGGACCGGCAAGACGGTCCTCCTCCAGCAGATCGCGGCCGCCGTCGCGGAGAACCACCCCGAGTCCCATCTGATGGTGGTGCTCCTGGACGAACGGCCCGAGGAGGTCACCGACATGCGCCGCTCGGTGCGTGGCGAGGTCTACGCCTCGACCTTCGACCGGCCCGCCAAGGAACACATCGCCCTCGCGGAACTCGCGCTGAACCGCGCCAAGCGCCTCGTCGAGCAGGGCCGTGACGTCGTCATGCTGCTCGACTCCCTCACCCGGCTCTGCCGCGCCCACAACAACGCCGCGGGCAACGGCGGACGCACCCTCAGCGGTGGTGTGGACGCCGCCGCGCTGCTCGGCCCCAAGCGCCTGTTCGGCGCCGCCCGCCTCACCGAGGAGGGCGGCTCCCTGACCATTCTGGCCACGGCGCTCGTGGACACAGGTTCCCGCGCGGACGAGTACTTCTTCGAGGAGCTGAAGGGCACCGGCAACATGGAGCTCCGCCTCGACCGGTCACTCGCCGAGAAGCGGATCCACCCGGCGGTGAACATCGCCGCCTCCGGCACCCGCCGCGACGAACTCCTCGTACCGGCGGAGGAGTTGACCGCCGTACGAGGGCTCCGCCGGGCGCTGCACTCCAGGGACGCGCAGACCTCGCTGGAGACGCTCCTCGACCGGATCCGGCACACCCCGGACAACACCGCGTTCCTGCGCCTGATCCGCAACACGGTGCCGTCCGCCTGA
- the mutA gene encoding methylmalonyl-CoA mutase small subunit yields the protein MTVQPADGLSLAAEFPEPTHEQWQSLVEGVLRKSGKDVSGSAAEEALSTKVEDGLITRPLYTSRDDAPDAGLPGFAPFTRGSTPQGSTAGGWGVRQRHTSTDPVRLNEAVLGDLENGVTSLWLTVGGTGGVPVSGLARALQGVHLDLAPLVLDAGDELDAAAEEFLRLCTERGVAPEAVRGSLGADPLGQAARSGGAADTASAVRWAKRCAAGYPGLRALTVDALPYHEAGGSAAQELGSSLATGVAYLRALTDAGLGVEEACAQLEFRYAATADQFLTIAKLRAARRLWARVAEVCGAPEAGGQRQHAVTSPVMMTRRDPWVNMLRTTLACLGAGVGGADAVTVLPFDHALGLPDAFARRIARNTSTILLEESHLARVIDPAGGSWYVERLTDELADSAWAFFQEIERAGGQAAALSSGLVADRLAATWAARSKDLARRKEPITGVSEFPQLAERAVERDPLPAAAAQGGLPVVRRDEAFEALRARSDAHLAATGNRPRVFLAALGPAAAHTARASFAANLFRAGGIEPVHEPVQVDASSAAAAFTAAGTDLVCLCSSDALYAEQAGEVAAALVAAGAQRVYLAGRPGEYPGVDEFVFAGCDVVAVLSSVLDRMGVA from the coding sequence ATGACGGTCCAGCCTGCTGACGGGCTTTCGTTGGCCGCCGAATTCCCGGAACCCACCCATGAGCAGTGGCAGAGCCTCGTCGAAGGTGTGCTGCGCAAGTCGGGCAAGGACGTTTCGGGTTCGGCCGCCGAGGAAGCACTGTCCACCAAGGTGGAGGACGGGCTCATCACTCGTCCCCTCTACACCTCGCGCGACGACGCGCCCGATGCCGGTCTCCCGGGCTTCGCCCCCTTCACCCGCGGCAGTACGCCGCAGGGCAGCACGGCGGGCGGCTGGGGGGTCCGGCAGCGCCACACCTCGACGGATCCCGTCCGGCTCAACGAGGCCGTACTCGGGGACCTGGAGAACGGCGTCACCTCGTTGTGGCTGACCGTCGGAGGTACCGGCGGTGTGCCGGTGTCCGGTCTGGCCCGGGCCCTCCAGGGCGTCCACCTCGACCTGGCACCGCTCGTCCTCGACGCAGGAGACGAACTCGACGCCGCGGCGGAGGAGTTCCTCCGGCTGTGCACGGAGCGCGGTGTGGCGCCGGAAGCGGTGCGCGGCAGCCTCGGCGCCGACCCGCTGGGACAGGCCGCCCGCAGCGGCGGCGCGGCGGACACGGCATCCGCCGTGCGCTGGGCGAAGCGCTGCGCGGCCGGGTATCCGGGGCTGCGGGCCCTGACCGTTGACGCGCTGCCGTACCACGAGGCCGGCGGCTCGGCCGCCCAGGAGCTGGGCAGTTCACTGGCGACGGGTGTCGCCTATCTGCGGGCGCTGACCGATGCCGGGCTCGGTGTCGAAGAGGCCTGCGCGCAGCTGGAGTTCCGGTACGCGGCCACCGCCGACCAGTTCCTGACGATCGCCAAGCTGCGGGCCGCGCGCCGCCTCTGGGCGCGGGTCGCCGAGGTCTGCGGGGCACCGGAGGCAGGCGGGCAGCGGCAGCACGCGGTGACGTCGCCCGTGATGATGACCCGTCGCGATCCGTGGGTGAACATGCTGCGGACCACGCTGGCCTGCCTGGGGGCGGGTGTCGGCGGCGCCGACGCGGTGACCGTGCTGCCGTTCGACCACGCACTGGGCCTGCCGGACGCTTTCGCCCGGCGCATCGCGCGCAACACGTCGACGATCCTGCTGGAGGAGTCTCATCTGGCCCGGGTCATCGACCCGGCGGGCGGTTCCTGGTACGTGGAGCGGCTGACGGACGAACTGGCCGACTCCGCCTGGGCGTTCTTCCAGGAGATCGAGCGGGCCGGCGGTCAGGCCGCGGCACTGTCCTCGGGTCTGGTCGCGGACCGCCTCGCGGCCACCTGGGCGGCCCGCAGCAAGGACCTCGCCCGGCGCAAGGAGCCGATCACCGGCGTCAGCGAGTTCCCTCAGCTCGCGGAGCGCGCGGTGGAGCGGGATCCCCTGCCGGCGGCCGCCGCGCAGGGCGGACTGCCCGTGGTCCGTCGCGACGAGGCGTTCGAGGCGCTGCGCGCCCGTTCGGACGCCCATCTGGCGGCGACCGGAAACCGGCCGCGGGTGTTCCTCGCCGCGCTCGGCCCCGCCGCGGCGCACACCGCGCGTGCCTCGTTCGCCGCGAACCTGTTCCGGGCGGGCGGCATCGAACCCGTCCACGAGCCGGTCCAGGTGGACGCCTCGTCGGCCGCGGCGGCGTTCACCGCCGCGGGCACGGACCTGGTGTGTCTGTGTTCCAGCGACGCGCTCTACGCCGAACAGGCAGGCGAGGTCGCCGCGGCGCTCGTCGCCGCCGGTGCGCAGCGGGTGTACCTGGCGGGACGGCCCGGTGAGTACCCGGGCGTCGACGAGTTCGTCTTCGCCGGCTGTGACGTGGTGGCCGTGCTCTCCTCCGTTCTCGACCGTATGGGTGTGGCGTAA
- a CDS encoding GNAT family N-acetyltransferase: protein MPIHLTALTDPDRGANDYRLAWLASDEAGAPVGSAFLRVFTREGQDHLAELDIQVHPAERRRGTGSRLLEAAAGAAADLGRRAVVAQAGDGTPGDLFLRARGLRRVLALTYARLPLKQVDTAALTAVIEEPHPGYRLESWDGTVPEPLAHTFAASRRAMDDMPMDDTDYGTMVWDVDRVRSVARSVADRGELLHTVAAVDESDGSIAGFTELVVPGDRLGDAQHYGTGVLPEHRGHGLARWMKAASILRAREHHPDLGGLLADTADSNTYMRRINDAFGYEPTHRSFEYQLDL from the coding sequence TTGCCGATACATCTCACCGCCCTGACCGATCCCGACCGCGGCGCCAACGACTACCGCCTGGCGTGGCTGGCGTCCGACGAGGCCGGAGCACCCGTCGGATCGGCGTTCCTGCGGGTGTTCACCAGGGAGGGCCAGGACCATCTGGCCGAGCTGGACATCCAGGTCCACCCGGCCGAACGCCGCAGGGGGACCGGCTCCCGGCTGCTGGAGGCGGCCGCCGGGGCCGCGGCGGACCTCGGCCGCAGGGCCGTCGTCGCGCAGGCCGGGGACGGCACCCCGGGAGACCTGTTCCTGCGGGCCAGGGGGCTGCGCAGGGTCCTCGCCCTCACCTACGCCCGGCTGCCGCTGAAGCAGGTGGACACGGCGGCACTGACCGCCGTCATCGAGGAGCCGCATCCCGGCTACCGGCTGGAGTCCTGGGACGGCACCGTCCCCGAACCGCTGGCCCACACCTTCGCCGCATCGCGCCGCGCCATGGACGACATGCCCATGGACGACACCGACTACGGCACCATGGTCTGGGACGTCGACCGGGTCAGGTCCGTCGCCCGGTCCGTCGCCGACCGGGGCGAGCTGCTGCACACGGTCGCCGCCGTCGACGAGAGCGACGGATCGATCGCGGGCTTCACCGAACTCGTCGTGCCGGGCGACCGCCTGGGCGACGCCCAGCACTACGGAACGGGCGTCCTGCCCGAGCACCGGGGCCACGGCCTCGCCCGCTGGATGAAGGCGGCGTCCATCCTGCGGGCCCGCGAGCACCACCCGGACCTGGGCGGCCTGCTCGCGGACACCGCGGACAGCAACACGTACATGCGGCGTATCAACGACGCGTTCGGATACGAGCCGACGCACCGCTCCTTCGAGTACCAGCTCGACCTCTGA
- a CDS encoding DUF1269 domain-containing protein: protein MAVGPVEYLVVAFPGSRFTGAIAPALAEAVASKAVRILDLTFVYRTEDGAIETVELEDLDPDDLVSFEPVEGEVTGMLNSEDIRTLGESVPPGSSAALIVWEDLWALPITEAVRASGGRLVAHERIPAEVAEAAVAAAATER, encoded by the coding sequence GTGGCTGTGGGACCTGTGGAGTACCTCGTCGTCGCGTTTCCCGGCAGCCGTTTCACCGGTGCCATCGCGCCGGCGCTGGCCGAAGCGGTCGCCTCGAAAGCGGTACGCATCCTCGATCTGACCTTTGTGTACCGGACCGAGGACGGCGCGATCGAGACCGTCGAGCTGGAGGACCTCGACCCGGACGACCTCGTCTCGTTCGAGCCGGTCGAGGGTGAGGTCACCGGGATGCTGAACAGCGAGGACATCCGGACGCTGGGCGAGAGCGTGCCGCCGGGCAGTTCCGCCGCGCTCATCGTGTGGGAGGACCTCTGGGCGCTGCCGATCACCGAGGCGGTCCGCGCGTCGGGCGGCCGGCTCGTCGCCCATGAGCGGATTCCCGCCGAGGTCGCGGAGGCCGCGGTGGCGGCCGCCGCCACGGAACGCTGA
- the meaB gene encoding methylmalonyl Co-A mutase-associated GTPase MeaB, which yields MAPKIDLDSYVKGVLDGKRAHVARAITLVESTRPDHRALAQQLLRELLPHSGSARRIGISGVPGVGKSTFIDALGTMLTGLGHRVAVLAVDPSSSRTGGSILGDKTRMERLAVDPAAFVRPSPTAGTLGGVAKATRESIVVMEAAGYDVVLVETVGVGQSETAVANMVDTFLLLTLARTGDQLQGIKKGVLELADAIAVNKADGPHERDARSAARELAGALRLMHPVDAAWTPPVLTCSARESSGLDTLWERLEQHRALLESTGRLAAKRSEQQVDWTWTMVRDELLESLRSHPGVRALTPDLERRVREGSLPATLAAEQILEVFRERDTAAGRDEEPGPA from the coding sequence ATGGCCCCGAAGATCGATCTCGACAGTTATGTGAAGGGCGTTCTCGACGGGAAGCGCGCGCATGTCGCGCGCGCCATCACGCTCGTCGAGTCCACCCGCCCCGATCACCGGGCGCTGGCCCAGCAGTTGCTGCGCGAGTTGCTGCCGCACTCGGGCAGCGCCCGGCGCATCGGCATCAGCGGGGTGCCCGGAGTCGGCAAGTCCACGTTCATCGACGCCCTCGGCACGATGCTCACCGGGCTCGGGCACCGGGTCGCGGTGCTCGCCGTGGACCCGTCCTCCAGCCGCACCGGCGGCTCCATCCTCGGCGACAAGACCAGGATGGAGCGGCTCGCCGTCGACCCGGCGGCATTCGTCCGCCCCTCCCCCACCGCAGGCACGCTGGGCGGGGTGGCGAAGGCGACCCGGGAGTCCATCGTGGTGATGGAGGCGGCGGGCTACGACGTGGTGCTGGTGGAGACGGTGGGTGTCGGCCAGTCGGAGACGGCGGTCGCCAACATGGTCGACACGTTTCTGCTGCTGACACTGGCCCGCACCGGTGACCAGCTCCAGGGCATCAAGAAGGGTGTCCTGGAGCTGGCGGACGCCATCGCGGTGAACAAGGCCGACGGCCCGCACGAGCGCGACGCCCGCTCCGCGGCACGCGAACTGGCGGGTGCGCTAAGGCTGATGCACCCGGTGGACGCTGCGTGGACACCGCCGGTGCTGACCTGCAGCGCCCGCGAGTCCAGCGGTCTGGACACCCTGTGGGAGCGCCTTGAGCAGCACCGGGCGCTGCTGGAGTCGACGGGCCGGCTCGCGGCCAAGCGCAGTGAGCAGCAGGTGGACTGGACGTGGACGATGGTGCGGGACGAACTGCTGGAGAGTCTGCGCAGCCATCCCGGGGTGCGCGCCCTCACCCCGGACCTCGAACGGCGCGTACGGGAGGGCTCGTTGCCCGCCACGCTGGCCGCCGAGCAGATCCTGGAGGTGTTCCGGGAACGGGACACGGCGGCCGGGCGCGACGAGGAGCCGGGCCCGGCCTGA
- the scpA gene encoding methylmalonyl-CoA mutase encodes MRIPDFSDIELGPGSGTEVTEDQWRAAVKESSGTSDGDLLWETPEGIAVKPLYTGQDLEGIDFLGTYPGVAPYLRGPYPTMYVNQPWTIRQYAGFSTAEESNAFYRRNLAAGQKGLSVAFDLPTHRGYDSDHPRVTGDVGMAGVAIDSIYDMRQLFDGIPLDKMSVSMTMNGAVLPVLALYIVAAEEQGVPPEKLAGTIQNDILKEFMVRNTYIYPPKPSMRIISDIFSYTSQKMPRYNSISISGYHIQEAGATADLELAYTLADGVEYLRAGRDAGLDVDAFAPRLSFFWAIGMNFFMEVAKLRAARLLWAKLVKEFEPKNAKSLSLRTHSQTSGWSLTAQDVFNNVTRTCVEAMAATQGHTQSLHTNALDEALALPTDFSARIARNTQLLLQQESGTGRVIDPWGGSAYVEKLTHDLARRAWQHIEEVEAAGGMAKAIDAGIPKLRIEEAAARTQARIDSGRQPVIGVNKYRVGTDEKIDVLKVDNSSVRTQQIEKLRRLREERDEQACQDALRALSAAAGRAPGPGLEGNLLALAVDAARAMATVGEISDALEKVYGRHAGQIRTISGVYRNEAGESPSVDRTRALVDTFEEAEGRRPRILVAKMGQDGHDRGQKVIATAFADLGFDVDVGPLFQTPGEVARQAVEADVHIVGVSSLAAGHLTLVPALREELAAEGREDIMIVVGGVIPPQDIEALHEAGAAAVFPPGTVIPDAAHDLVTRLGATLGHEL; translated from the coding sequence ATGCGGATCCCCGATTTCTCCGACATCGAGCTCGGGCCGGGCAGCGGCACCGAGGTGACCGAGGACCAGTGGCGTGCCGCGGTCAAGGAGTCCTCCGGGACCTCCGACGGCGATCTCCTGTGGGAGACGCCGGAGGGCATCGCGGTCAAGCCGCTGTACACCGGCCAGGACCTGGAGGGCATCGACTTCCTCGGTACGTACCCGGGGGTGGCGCCGTATCTGCGCGGCCCCTACCCGACGATGTACGTCAACCAGCCCTGGACGATCCGGCAGTACGCGGGCTTCTCCACCGCCGAGGAGTCCAACGCCTTCTACCGTCGCAACCTCGCGGCCGGGCAGAAGGGCCTCTCGGTCGCGTTCGACCTGCCGACCCACCGCGGCTACGACAGCGACCACCCGCGGGTGACCGGTGACGTCGGCATGGCCGGTGTCGCGATCGACTCGATCTACGACATGCGTCAGCTGTTCGACGGCATCCCGCTGGACAAGATGTCGGTGTCGATGACGATGAACGGCGCGGTGCTGCCCGTACTCGCGCTCTACATCGTGGCCGCCGAGGAACAGGGCGTGCCGCCCGAGAAATTGGCCGGGACCATTCAGAACGACATTCTGAAGGAGTTCATGGTCCGCAACACCTACATCTATCCGCCGAAGCCGTCGATGCGGATCATCTCCGACATCTTCTCGTACACCTCGCAGAAGATGCCGCGCTACAACTCGATCTCCATCTCCGGCTATCACATCCAGGAGGCCGGAGCGACGGCCGACCTGGAGCTGGCGTACACCCTGGCCGACGGGGTGGAGTACCTGCGGGCCGGACGCGACGCAGGGCTCGACGTCGACGCGTTCGCACCGCGGTTGTCGTTCTTCTGGGCGATCGGCATGAACTTCTTCATGGAGGTCGCGAAGCTGCGGGCGGCCCGGCTGCTCTGGGCCAAGCTGGTCAAGGAGTTCGAGCCGAAGAACGCCAAGTCCCTCTCGCTGCGCACCCATTCACAGACCTCGGGGTGGTCTCTGACCGCGCAGGACGTGTTCAACAACGTCACCCGCACCTGCGTCGAGGCGATGGCCGCCACCCAGGGCCACACCCAGTCGCTCCACACCAACGCCCTCGACGAGGCCCTCGCCCTGCCCACCGACTTCTCGGCACGCATCGCCCGCAACACCCAGCTCCTGCTCCAGCAGGAGTCCGGCACCGGACGGGTCATCGACCCGTGGGGCGGCAGCGCCTACGTGGAGAAGCTCACCCACGACCTGGCGCGGCGGGCCTGGCAGCACATCGAGGAGGTCGAGGCGGCCGGCGGCATGGCCAAGGCCATCGACGCCGGCATCCCCAAACTCCGCATCGAGGAAGCCGCCGCCCGCACCCAGGCCCGCATCGACTCCGGCCGCCAGCCCGTCATCGGCGTCAACAAGTACCGCGTCGGGACCGACGAGAAGATCGACGTCCTCAAGGTCGACAACTCCTCCGTCCGCACCCAGCAGATCGAGAAGCTGCGCCGGCTGCGCGAGGAGCGCGACGAACAGGCCTGCCAGGACGCCCTGCGCGCCCTGTCGGCCGCCGCCGGGCGGGCCCCGGGGCCCGGCCTGGAGGGCAACCTGCTGGCGCTGGCGGTCGACGCGGCGCGCGCGATGGCGACCGTGGGCGAGATCTCCGACGCGCTGGAGAAGGTGTACGGCCGGCACGCGGGCCAGATCCGTACGATCTCGGGTGTGTACCGCAACGAGGCAGGGGAGTCGCCGTCCGTGGACCGCACCCGCGCGCTGGTCGACACGTTCGAGGAGGCGGAGGGACGCCGTCCGCGCATCCTGGTCGCCAAGATGGGCCAGGACGGGCACGACCGGGGCCAGAAGGTCATCGCGACCGCCTTCGCCGACCTGGGCTTCGACGTGGATGTGGGCCCGCTGTTCCAGACGCCGGGCGAGGTCGCCCGGCAGGCGGTCGAGGCGGACGTGCACATCGTGGGCGTCTCCTCGCTGGCCGCCGGCCACCTCACCCTCGTGCCCGCACTGCGTGAGGAGCTCGCGGCCGAGGGCCGCGAGGACATCATGATCGTCGTGGGCGGGGTCATCCCGCCCCAGGACATCGAGGCCCTGCACGAGGCGGGCGCGGCTGCGGTGTTCCCGCCCGGGACGGTGATCCCGGACGCCGCCCACGACCTGGTCACGCGCCTGGGCGCCACACTCGGCCACGAGCTGTGA
- a CDS encoding tyrosine-protein phosphatase gives MQTARAVPAASVLNLRDLGGIAVGPGRQVRPGVVLRSGQLSGLDPVHDAAVAGLGIRTVVDLRTADERSSAPDRLPPGARLFVADVLGDDPGVAPARLRALLADPVEAERLLGGGKAEEMFAETYRQMVLSPRAAAAYRAFVETAADAAARPVLFHCTAGKDRTGWAATVLLLLLGASRDVARTEFLAVNPVVRVAFRPYVQSFLDAGGDPAIASAIIEVRPRYLDTALDAMDERWGGLDGYARDGLRIPEPALRRLRDELVVSTG, from the coding sequence GTGCAAACCGCCAGGGCCGTCCCGGCAGCCTCTGTTCTCAACCTGCGGGACCTGGGCGGCATCGCCGTGGGCCCGGGCCGGCAGGTGCGGCCGGGCGTGGTGCTGCGCTCCGGTCAGCTCAGCGGTCTCGATCCGGTGCACGACGCGGCGGTGGCCGGACTCGGTATCCGTACCGTCGTCGATCTGCGGACCGCGGACGAGCGGTCCTCGGCGCCCGACCGGCTGCCGCCCGGGGCCCGGCTGTTCGTCGCCGACGTGCTCGGGGACGACCCGGGAGTGGCGCCCGCCAGGCTCCGTGCCCTGCTCGCCGATCCGGTCGAGGCCGAGCGGCTGCTCGGGGGCGGGAAGGCCGAGGAGATGTTCGCCGAGACGTACCGCCAGATGGTGCTCTCGCCGCGCGCGGCCGCCGCCTACCGGGCCTTCGTCGAGACGGCCGCCGACGCCGCCGCGCGCCCCGTGCTCTTCCACTGCACCGCGGGCAAGGACCGTACGGGCTGGGCGGCGACCGTGCTGCTCCTGCTGCTCGGCGCCTCGCGGGATGTCGCGAGGACGGAGTTCCTCGCGGTGAACCCGGTGGTGCGCGTCGCGTTCCGACCGTACGTCCAGAGCTTCCTCGACGCGGGCGGTGACCCCGCGATCGCCTCCGCGATCATCGAGGTGCGCCCCCGCTACCTCGACACGGCCCTGGACGCCATGGACGAACGCTGGGGAGGGCTCGACGGCTACGCACGCGACGGGCTGCGCATCCCCGAGCCCGCGCTGCGGCGCCTGCGCGACGAACTCGTGGTCTCCACCGGCTGA
- a CDS encoding NAD(P)/FAD-dependent oxidoreductase — MARPRILVVGAGFAGVECVRRLERGLRPGEADIALVAPFSYQLYLPLLPQVASGVLTPQSVAVSLRRSSRHRTRIIPGGAIGVDPKAKICVIRKITDEVVYEPYDYIVLSPGSVTRTFDIPGLLDNARGMKTLAEAAYVRDHVIAQLDLADASEDEEERASRLQFVVVGGGYAGTETAACLQRLTSNAVRHYPRLDPKLIKWHLIDIAPKLMPELGDKLGESALKVLRDRGIEVSLGVSVAEAGPDKVTFTDGRVLPCRTLIWTAGVAASPLVTTFDAETVRGRLAVTPEMTLPGYDGMFALGDVAAVPDLAKGDGAVCPPTAQHAMRQGRKLADNLLATLRHQPLQPYVHKDLGLVVDLGGKDAVSKPLGIEMHGITAQAVARGYHWSALRTNVAKARVMTNWLINAAAGDDFVRTGFQSRKPATLRDFEYTDRYLTPEQVREHTAALNARM, encoded by the coding sequence GTGGCACGACCCAGGATTCTCGTTGTCGGAGCCGGTTTTGCCGGGGTCGAGTGCGTACGCCGACTGGAACGCGGGCTCCGTCCGGGTGAAGCGGACATCGCACTCGTGGCGCCGTTCTCGTACCAGCTCTACCTGCCCCTGCTCCCACAGGTCGCCTCCGGCGTCCTCACACCGCAGTCCGTCGCGGTGTCACTGCGCCGGAGCAGCCGGCACCGCACGCGCATCATTCCCGGCGGGGCCATCGGAGTGGACCCCAAGGCGAAGATCTGCGTCATCCGCAAGATCACCGACGAAGTCGTCTACGAGCCGTACGACTACATCGTGCTCAGCCCGGGCAGCGTCACCCGCACCTTCGACATCCCCGGGCTGCTCGACAACGCCCGCGGCATGAAGACGCTGGCCGAGGCGGCCTACGTACGCGACCACGTGATCGCCCAGCTCGACCTCGCGGACGCCAGCGAGGACGAGGAGGAGCGGGCCTCGCGGCTGCAGTTCGTGGTGGTCGGCGGCGGGTACGCGGGCACCGAGACCGCGGCCTGCCTGCAGCGGCTCACCAGCAACGCGGTGCGGCACTACCCCAGGCTCGACCCGAAGCTCATCAAGTGGCATCTGATCGACATCGCGCCGAAGCTGATGCCCGAGCTGGGCGACAAGCTCGGCGAGAGCGCTCTGAAGGTGCTGCGCGACCGCGGCATCGAGGTGTCGCTCGGCGTCTCCGTCGCCGAGGCCGGCCCCGACAAGGTGACGTTCACCGACGGCCGGGTCCTGCCCTGCCGCACCCTGATCTGGACGGCGGGCGTCGCCGCGAGCCCGCTCGTCACCACCTTCGACGCGGAGACGGTACGCGGCAGGCTGGCGGTGACGCCCGAGATGACGCTGCCCGGGTACGACGGGATGTTCGCGCTCGGTGACGTCGCGGCCGTGCCGGACCTCGCCAAGGGCGACGGCGCGGTCTGCCCGCCCACCGCCCAGCACGCGATGCGCCAGGGCCGCAAGCTCGCCGACAACCTGCTGGCCACGCTCCGGCACCAGCCGCTGCAGCCGTACGTCCACAAGGACCTCGGGCTCGTCGTGGACCTCGGCGGCAAGGACGCGGTCTCCAAGCCCCTCGGCATCGAGATGCACGGGATCACCGCCCAGGCCGTGGCCCGCGGCTACCACTGGTCGGCGCTGCGGACCAATGTGGCGAAGGCGCGCGTCATGACCAACTGGCTGATCAACGCGGCAGCGGGCGACGACTTCGTCCGTACCGGATTCCAGTCCCGCAAGCCCGCGACCCTGCGGGACTTCGAGTACACGGACCGCTATCTCACCCCGGAGCAGGTCCGTGAGCACACCGCGGCGCTGAACGCCCGGATGTGA